The proteins below come from a single Jaculus jaculus isolate mJacJac1 chromosome X, mJacJac1.mat.Y.cur, whole genome shotgun sequence genomic window:
- the LOC101605009 gene encoding titin-like isoform X3 — protein MHSETAQENTAFVFSPPEIPRHISRGRGRRRHSAPLLVPSDNESAVISEQSQEDMGFVLPPPEMPKHISRGRGKRRRQAPPLEPSENERAVLSEQSQENMTSVFPPPEMPSHNSRGRGKRRRQAPPLVPSENESAVLIEQSQENKAFVFSPPEMPRHISRGRGKRRCPAPLLVPSENEGAMHSETYPVHSAVAPPPPGIPGHISRGRGKRRCPAPPLVPSENEGTMRSETDQENTAFAFSPPEIPRHISRGRGRRRRPAPPLVPSDNESAVLSEQSQENMTFVLPPPERQRHISRGRGKRRRPAPPLMPSANEGAVLSEQSQENTAFVFPPPEMPRHISRGRGRRRRPAPPLVPSDNESAVLSEQSQENMTFVLPPPERQRHISRGRGKRRCPAPPLVPSENEGTMRSETDQENTAFAFSPPEIPRHISRGRGRRRRPAPPLVPSDNESAVLSEQSQENMTFVLPPPERQRHISRGRGKRRCPAPPLVPSENEGTMRSETDQENTAFAFSPPEIPRHISRGRGRRRRPAPPLVPSDNESAVLSEQSQENMTFVFPPPEMPRHISRGRGKRTHSAPPLVPSVNEGAVLSEQSQENTAFVFPPPEMPRHISRGRGKRTCPAPPLVPSEKAGAVLSEQSQENTAFVFPSPEMPRHISRGRGKRRCSAPPLVPSENEGVVSSEMYLVQSIVAPPPPEMPRHTSRGRGKRTHSAPPLVPSANEGAVFSKKSQENTAFVFPPPEMPTHISRGRGKRTRPAPPLVPSENEGAGLSEQSQENTAFVLPSPEMPRHISRGRGKRRCSAPPLVPSENEGVVSSETYPVISIVATPPPEMPGHTSRGRGKRRHSAPPLVPSENEGAGLSEQSQENTAFVFPPPEMPTHISRGRGKRRRPAQPLVPSENEGAGLSEQSQENTAIVFPPPEMPMYISRGRGKRRRSSPPLVPSENEGAVLSELSQENTAFVFPPPEMPRHISRDRGKKRCRTPPLLPSENEHKMGTETAQENIAFVVPPPEMPRHISGGRGKRRHSAPPLVPSENEGAVLSEQSQENIAFVFPSPEMPRHISRGRGKKRRPTPPLVPSENEHTMRSEMAQENIAFVVPPPKMLRHISRGRGKRRHQAPPMVPSENEGAILNEQSQEDMDFVFPPPEMPRHISRGRGKRRRSAPPLVPSENEGAVLSEQSQEDMGFVFPPPEMPRHISRGRGKRRRSAPPLVPSANEGAVFSKKSQENTAFVFPPPEMPRHISRGRGKRTCPAPPLVPSEKAGAVLSEQSQENTAFVFPSPEMPRHISRGRGKRRCSAPPLVPSEIESSVLSEQSQENMGFVLLPPEMPRHIPRGRGKKRCSPPPQMPSENEGAVLSEMYPLHSTIASPPPEMPGHISRGRGKRRRPASPLMPSENEGTMRSETYPPHSAVAPPPPEMPGHISRGRGKRRRQAPPLVPSENEGTMHSEMYPVHSTVAPPPPEMPGHISRGRGKRRRPVPALMPSENEGAMRSETYPLYSAVVPPPPEMPGHISRGRGKRRRPVPALMPSENEGAIHSETYPVHSAVAPPPPEMPRHISRGRGKRRHTAPPLVPSENEGTVHSETYPVHSAVAPPPPEMPRHISRGRGKRRHPAPPLVPSENEGAVLSEHSQENTAFVFPLPEMPRHISRGRGRRKCAVPPLVPSENEGPVCSETYLVQSAVAPPPSEIPGHIFRGRGKRRRPALPLLPSENEGSVYSGTFQENMAFVFPPPEMPTHISRGRGKRRGSAPPLVPSEHEGAVHSETCQENMALVFPPPEMTMHISRGRGKRRYSAPPLVPSENEGAMCSETSQENTAFVFPSPEMPRPMSRGRGRRRLPSPPLVPSENEGTLHREMFQAHTGIAPPSPKMQANDPSSICVSAGDFTSSPAADIKLRKKKWGVSNTSSLSVPVSRDEIRDEYEDHAPSEQQSLMVPFPKVLIKQSQCSSLELQASGDHGNATSSSNMEEPGPSTSKAALVGESSSYIPPVLGMKQSLHISKINRKRQNISEKGSRGKHKSQVCSKGTNTKEPRRSVRNRQANKVPAMASSKQPCPIESGTLVWFKFQDHPFWPAVVKYVHKTNKTARVLLIDRNLKFVHRGILVPLRRLKHLECKEKETLLRRASKAYQQGISWCFSLIDHYREIRAHKSYKGSFMDYYTSRVSLRMRKAVQEGELQIDFPMVCYEDLEDWEEEETSLGRKGPYKKLLPDRMRAARDRANQKLVDFIVKSKGADQHLLDIMQGKKDSKWLTSLLSLKKSSLCTETYLEEEDQLYTVGKHLQEIFKKTDGKLLAQAGGDKVKFTMQVLLPEAIIYSIAILDELDYEAAEEKFLRGPPVHHREKDLFDKKILKDAKKKRSEVKSHS, from the coding sequence ATGCACAGTGAGACGGCCCAGGAGAACACAGCATTTGTCTTTTCTCCACCTGAAATACCAAGGCACATCtccagaggtagagggaggaggagacactCAGCCCCTCTACTGGTGCCATCAGATAATGAAAGTGCAGTGATCAGTGAGCAATCCCAGGAGGACATGGGTTTTGTCTTGCCACCACCTGAAATGCCAAAGCACATCTCCAGGGGTAGAGGGAAGAGAAGACGCCAAGCCCCTCCACTGGAGCCATCAGAGAATGAAAGAGCAGTGCTCAGTGAGCAATCCCAGGAGAACATGACTTCTGTCTTTCCTCCACCTGAAATGCCAAGTCACAACTCCAGGGGTAGAGGGAAGAGGAGACGCCAAGCCCCTCCACTGGTGCCATCAGAAAATGAAAGTGCCGTGCTAATTGAGCAATCCCAAGAGAATAAAGCATTTGTCTTTTCTCCACCTGAAATGCCAAGGCACATCTCCAGGGGTAGAGGAAAGAGGAGATGCCCAGCCCCTCTGCTGGTGCCATCAGAGAATGAAGGTGCAATGCACAGTGAGACATACCCTGTACATTCAGCAGTTGCCCCTCCTCCACCTGGAATTCCAGGGCACATATCCAGAGGTAGAGGGAAGAGAAGATGCCCAGCCCCTCCACTGGTGCCATCAGAGAATGAAGGTACGATGCGCAGTGAGACAGACCAGGAGAACACAGCATTTGCCTTTTCTCCACCTGAAATACCAAGGCACATCtccagaggtagagggaggaggagacgCCCTGCCCCTCCACTGGTGCCATCAGATAATGAAAGTGCAGTGCTCAGTGAGCAATCCCAGGAGAATATGACTTTTGTCTTACCTCCACCTGAAAGGCAAAGGCATATTTCCAGGGGTAGAGGGAAGAGGAGACGCCCGGCCCCTCCACTGATGCCATCAGCGAATGAAGGTGCAGTGCTCAGTGAGCAATCCCAGGAGAACACAGCATTTGTCTTTCCTCCACCTGAAATGCCAAGGCACATCtccagaggtagagggaggaggagacgCCCTGCCCCTCCACTGGTGCCATCAGATAATGAAAGTGCAGTGCTCAGTGAGCAATCCCAGGAGAACATGACTTTTGTCTTACCTCCACCTGAAAGGCAAAGGCATATTTCCAGGGGTAGAGGGAAGAGAAGATGCCCAGCCCCTCCACTGGTGCCATCAGAGAATGAAGGTACGATGCGCAGTGAGACAGACCAGGAGAACACAGCATTTGCCTTTTCTCCACCTGAAATACCAAGGCACATCtccagaggtagagggaggaggagacgCCCTGCCCCTCCACTGGTGCCATCAGATAATGAAAGTGCAGTGCTCAGTGAGCAATCCCAGGAGAATATGACTTTTGTCTTACCTCCACCTGAAAGGCAAAGGCATATTTCCAGGGGTAGAGGGAAGAGAAGATGCCCAGCCCCTCCACTGGTGCCATCAGAGAATGAAGGTACGATGCGCAGTGAGACAGACCAGGAGAACACAGCATTTGCCTTTTCTCCACCTGAAATACCAAGGCACATCtccagaggtagagggaggaggagacgCCCTGCCCCTCCACTGGTGCCATCAGATAATGAAAGTGCAGTGCTCAGTGAGCAATCCCAGGAGAATATGACTTTTGTCTTTCCTCCACCTGAAATGCCAAGGCACATCTCCAGAGGTAGAGGGAAGAGGACACACTCAGCCCCTCCACTGGTGCCATCAGTGAATGAAGGTGCAGTGCTCAGTGAGCAATCCCAGGAGAACACAGCATTTGTCTTTCCTCCACCTGAAATGCCAAGGCACATCTCCAGAGGTAGAGGGAAGAGGACATGCCCGGCACCTCCACTGGTGCCATCAGAGAAAGCAGGTGCAGTGCTCAGTGAGCAATCCCAGGAGAACACAGCTTTTGTCTTTCCTTCACCTGAAATGCCAAGGCACATCTCCAGGggtagagggaagaggagatgcTCAGCCCCTCCACTGGTGCCATCAGAGAATGAAGGTGTAGTTTCCAGTGAGATGTATCTTGTACAATCAATAGTTGCCCCTCCTCCCCCTGAAATGCCAAGGCACACctccagaggtagaggtaagaggacacACTCAGCCCCTCCACTGGTGCCATCAGCGAATGAAGGTGCAGTGTTCAGTAAGAAATCCCAGGAGAACACAGCATTTGTCTTTCCTCCACCTGAAATGCCAACGCACAtctccagaggcagagggaagaggacacGCCCGGCCCCTCCACTGGTGCCATCAGAGAATGAAGGTGCAGGGCTCAGTGAGCAATCCCAGGAGAACACAGCATTTGTCCTTCCTTCACCTGAAATGCCAAGGCACATCtccagagggagagggaagaggagatgcTCAGCCCCTCCACTGGTGCCATCAGAGAATGAAGGTGTAGTTTCCAGTGAAACGTACCCTGTAATATCAATAGTTGCCACTCCTCCCCCTGAAATGCCAGGGCACACctccagaggtagaggtaagaggagacACTCAGCCCCTCCACTGGTGCCATCAGAGAATGAAGGTGCAGGGCTCAGTGAGCAATCCCAGGAGAACACAGCATTTGTCTTTCCTCCACCTGAAATGCCAACGCACAtctccagaggcagagggaagaggagacgCCCAGCGCAACCACTGGTGCCATCAGAAAATGAAGGTGCCGGGCTCAGTGAGCAATCCCAGGAGAACACAGCAATTGTCTTTCCTCCACCTGAAATGCCAATGTACATCTCcagaggtagaggaaagaggaGACGCTCATCCCCACCACTGGTGCCATCAGAGAATGAAGGTGCAGTGCTCAGTGAGCTATCCCAGGAGAACACAGCTTTTGTCTTTCCTCCACCTGAAATGCCAAGGCACATCTCCAGGGATAGAGGGAAGAAGAGATGCAGAACCCCTCCACTGTTGCCATCAGAGAATGAACATAAAATGGGCACTGAGACGGCCCAGGAGAACATAGCATTTGTTGTTCCTCCACCTGAAATGCCAAGGCACATCTCAGGGGgtagagggaagaggagacaCTCAGCCCCTCCACTGGTGCCATCAGAGAATGAAGGTGCAGTGCTCAGTGAGCAATCCCAGGAGAACATAGCTTTTGTCTTTCCTTCACCTGAAATGCCAAGGCACATCTCCAGGGGTAGAGGGAAGAAGAGACGCCCAACCCCTCCACTGGTGCCATCAGAGAATGAACATACAATGCGCAGTGAGATGGCCCAGGAGAACATAGCTTTTGTCGTTCCTCCACCTAAAATGCTAAGGCACATCTccagggggagagggaagaggagacacCAAGCCCCTCCAATGGTGCCATCAGAGAATGAAGGTGCAATACTCAATGAGCAATCCCAGGAGGACATGGATTTTGTCTTTCCTCCACCTGAAATGCCAAGGCATATCTCCAGGGGTAGAGGGAAGAGGAGACGCTCAGCCCCTCCACTGGTGCCATCAGAGAATGAAGGTGCAGTGCTCAGTGAGCAATCCCAGGAGGACATGGGTTTTGTCTTTCCTCCACCTGAAATGCCAAGGCATATCTCCAGGGGTAGAGGGAAGAGGAGACGCTCAGCCCCTCCACTGGTGCCATCAGCGAATGAAGGTGCAGTGTTCAGTAAGAAATCCCAGGAGAACACAGCATTTGTCTTTCCTCCACCTGAAATGCCAAGGCACATCTCCAGAGGTAGAGGGAAGAGGACATGCCCGGCACCTCCACTGGTGCCATCAGAGAAAGCAGGTGCAGTGCTCAGTGAACAATCCCAGGAGAACACAGCTTTTGTCTTTCCTTCACCTGAAATGCCAAGGCACATCTCCAGGggtagagggaagaggagatgcTCAGCCCCTCCACTGGTGCCATCAGAGATTGAAAGTTCAGTACTCAGTGAGCAATCCCAGGAGAACATGGGTTTTGTCCTTCTTCCACCTGAAATGCCAAGGCACATCCCAAGGGGTAGAGGGAAGAAGAGATGCTCACCCCCTCCACAGATGCCATCAGAGAATGAAGGTGCAGTGCTCAGTGAAATGTATCCTCTACACTCAACAATTGCCTCTCCTCCACCTGAAATGCCAGGGCACATCTCCAGaggtagagggaagaggagaCGCCCAGCCTCTCCACTGATGCCATCAGAGAATGAAGGTACAATGCGCAGTGAGACGTACCCTCCACACTCAGCAGTTGCCCCTCCTCCACCTGAAATGCCAGGGCACATCTCCAGaggtagagggaagaggagaCGCCAAGCCCCTCCATTGGTGCCATCAGAGAATGAAGGTACAATGCACAGTGAGATGTACCCTGTACATTCAACAGTTGCTCCTCCTCCACCTGAAATGCCAGGGCACATCTCCAGaggtagagggaagaggagaCGCCCTGTCCCTGCACTGATGCCATCGGAGAATGAAGGTGCAATGCGCAGTGAGACGTACCCTCTATACTCAGCAGTTGTCCCTCCTCCACCTGAAATGCCAGGGCACATCTCCAGaggtagagggaagaggagaCGCCCTGTCCCTGCACTGATGCCATCAGAGAATGAAGGTGCAATACACAGTGAGACGTACCCTGTACACTCAGCTGTTGCCCCTCCTCCACCTGAAATGCCAAGGCACATCTCTAGAGGTAGAGGGAAGAGAAGACACACTGCCCCTCCACTGGTGCCATCAGAGAATGAAGGTACAGTGCACAGTGAGACGTACCCTGTACACTCAGCAGTTGCCCCTCCTCCACCTGAAATGCCAAGGCACATCTcaaggggaagagggaagaggagacacCCCGCCCCTCCACTGGTGCCATCAGAGAATGAAGGTGCAGTGCTCAGTGAGCACTCCCAGGAGAACACAgcttttgtctttcctcttcctgAAATGCCAAGGCACATCTcaaggggcagagggaggaggaaatgcGCAGTGCCTCCACTGGTGCCATCAGAGAATGAAGGTCCAGTTTGCAGTGAGACATACCTTGTACAATCAGCAGTTGCCCCTCCCCCATCTGAAATTCCTGGGCACATCTTCAGaggtagagggaagaggagaCGCCCAGCCCTTCCACTGTTGCCATCAGAGAATGAAGGTTCAGTGTATAGTGGAACATTCCAGGAGAACATGGCTTTTGTCTTTCCTCCACCTGAAATGCCAACACACATCTCCAGGggtagagggaagaggagaggctcAGCCCCTCCACTGGTGCCATCAGAGCATGAAGGTGCAGTGCATAGTGAGACGTGCCAGGAGAACATGGCTCTTGTCTTTCCTCCACCTGAAATGACAATGCACATCTCCAGGggtagagggaagaggagataCTCAGCCCCTCCACTGGTGCCCTCAGAGAATGAAGGTGCAATGTGCAGTGAGACGTCCCAGGAGAACACAGCATTTGTCTTTCCTTCACCTGAAATGCCAAGGCCCATGTCcaggggtagagggaggaggagactCCCATCTCCTCCACTGGTACCATCAGAGAATGAAGGTACACTGCATCGTGAGATGTTCCAGGCACACACAGGCATTGCACCTCCTTCACCCAAAATGCAAGCAAATGATCCTTCAAGCATTTGTGTATCGGCAGGTGATTTTACATCTTCACCAGCTGCTGATAtaaaactgagaaagaaaaagtggggcGTCTCAAATACCAGTTCCTTGAGTGTGCCTGTCTCCAGGGATGAGATCAGGGATGAGTATGAAGATCATGCTCCATCTGAGCAGCAGAGTCTCATGGTCCCCTTTCCAAAAGTTCTCATAAAACAATCACAGTGCTCCAGCCTAGAACTCCAAGCTAGTGGAGACCATGGGAATGCTACCAGCTCAAGCAACATGGAAGAGCCGGGCCCTAGTACTTCAAAAGCAGCCTTGGTAGGGGAATCATCATCTTATATACCCCCAGTCCTGGGTATGAAGCAGTCACTGCATATTTCAAAGATAAATAGGAAGCGCCAAAATATATCTGAGAAGGGAAGTCGAGGAAAACATAAATCTCAAGTGTGCTCAAAGGGAACTAACACCAAGGAACCTCGGAGAAGCGTCAGAAACCGACAGGCGAACAAAGTCCCAGCCATGGCTTCTTCCAAGCAGCCATGTCCTATTGAAAGTGGGACACTTGTCTGGTTTAAATTTCAAGATCATCCATTTTGGCCAGCGGTGGTCAAGTATGTCCACAAAACCAATAAGACAGCCAGAGTGTTGTTAATCGACCGTAACCTGAAGTTTGTCCACAGGGGCATCCTTGTCCCTCTTCGTAGATTAAAACACCTGGAATGTAAGGAGAAGGAAACACTCCTCCGGAGAGCCAGTAAAGCCTACCAGCAAGGTATCAGCTGGTGTTTCTCACTGATTGACCACTACAGAGAGATCAGAGCTCACAAGTCTTACAAGGGGTCCTTCATGGACTATTACACTTCCAGGGTAAGTCTTCGCATGCGCAAAGCTGTCCAAGAAGGCGAACTGCAAATTGATTTTCCAATGGTATGCTATGAGGACCTAGAAgactgggaggaggaggagacctcTCTAGGCAGGAAGGGGCCCTACAAGAAACTCCTGCCTGACCGTATGAGGGCTGCTCGGGACCGAGCCAACCAGAAGCTTGTAGACTTCATAGTGAAGAGTAAAGGTGCTGACCAACACCTGCTGGACATCATGCAGGGCAAGAAAGATTCCAAATGGCTGACATCCCTTTTAAGTTTAAAGAAGAGTAGTTTATGTACGGAGACTTACCTGGAGGAAGAGGATCAATTATATACAGTGGGCAAACATTTACAAGAAATCTTCAAGAAAACAGACGGGAAACTGCTCGCTCAGGCAGGAGGAGACAAAGTGAAATTTACCATGCAAGTTCTTCTCCCAGAAGCCATCATTTATTCCATTGCTATCCTGGATGAGCTCGATTATGAGGCAGCAGAAGAGAAGTTTCTACGTGGCCCACCTGTGCATCACCGTGAAAAAGATCTATTTGACAAGAAAATCTTAAAGGATGCTAAGAAGAAGAGATCAGAAGTCAAGAGTCATTCTTAA